CGCCATGGCTTTACCATCTTTGCCGTGAGCTTTTTATTCTCGGGGCTGAACCTGTTTTCGTCTGCGCTCTTTACGGCGCTGTCCAACGGACGGATCTCTGCCATTATTTCTTTCATACGGACCTTTGTACTGATCGTGGCGTCCCTGGCGGTACTGCCTCTGATCCTTGGCCTGGATGGAATCTGGCTGGCGATCCCCATCGCCGAAGCAGGCGCTACGGTGATGTGCATCGGATACCTTAAGAAAAACCGTAACGTTTATCATTACGCTTAAAATGCCATCAAAAAAGAGGTCTCCCGGCGCTTTCTTGTTACTCGCTGCGCAGTGCGTCGATGGGATTTAGCTTCGCCGCCCGGCTTGCCGGCATATAGCCAAACAGCAGACCAATGCCTACAGAAACGCTGAAGGAGATGACCACCGCCGACGGAGTTGGCGCAGCGTCTAACCCTGCCACCGCCCCCACCGCGGAGGTCGCGACGCTCCCCAGAAAGATACCCATGACGCCGCCCAGGGAACTGGTCACCGCAGCTTCGATCACAAACTGCTGCATGATCACGCTCCGCCTGGCTCCCAGGGCTTTCCGGATCCCGATCTCCCGGGTGCGCTCCGTCACGGATACCAGCATGATATTCATGACGCCCACGCCCGCCACCAGCAGTGAGATCCCGGCGATGCCGCCCAGCCCGGCCGACACCATGGCGATCATGTCATTTAAGGAATCCAGCATCTCGCTCATGGCTGTCACTGTATACAGATCATCGTTCTTGAACTTTTCATAGAGGAAGGTCTCGATCAGGGATTTGTATTCCGCAGCATTGGTCAGATCGGTGATCGTGAACGTATAATTGTTGATATTGGCATTCCTCGCCATCTTTACAGCACAGCTGTATGGCATCCAGACGAAATCATCGCTGCCGCCGTCGTCCATAACGTCCTCCTGCTGTTCCACGATCCCCACGACCTTAAATGCATATCCGTTGATCTTGATAGTCTCTCCCCAGGCTTTCTCCGCGCTGCCGTACAGCTCATCTGCCACGTAAGCGCCGATGACGCACACCTTCTGCCTTGCCATAATATCTGCGTACTGGATGCTCCGCCCGTAC
This portion of the Clostridium sp. AN503 genome encodes:
- a CDS encoding ABC transporter permease yields the protein MLQSFKLAVKSIWSNKMRSFLTMLGIIIGVASVIILVSLVNAYMSYMTESFASMGTNQISVNMVNLPSRSVTADEMYAFYEEHTSEFAHMSPSVNVSGTVKYGNDSMSATSITGVSEDYIGIKDWDLEYGRSIQYADIMARQKVCVIGAYVADELYGSAEKAWGETIKINGYAFKVVGIVEQQEDVMDDGGSDDFVWMPYSCAVKMARNANINNYTFTITDLTNAAEYKSLIETFLYEKFKNDDLYTVTAMSEMLDSLNDMIAMVSAGLGGIAGISLLVAGVGVMNIMLVSVTERTREIGIRKALGARRSVIMQQFVIEAAVTSSLGGVMGIFLGSVATSAVGAVAGLDAAPTPSAVVISFSVSVGIGLLFGYMPASRAAKLNPIDALRSE